Within Macrobrachium nipponense isolate FS-2020 chromosome 20, ASM1510439v2, whole genome shotgun sequence, the genomic segment ATCTAGAAATCCGACTACTTTTCACAAATCAACTCAGACAAACTTTATAACGAATGTaaaccgataaaaaaaaaggagacacaTAAAGTCCTCAGTTTGCTTTGCCTTTTTAGCTATTGATATTgttatttgtctgtccttccgcacttttctgtccgccctcagatgttGAAAAATATGGAGGCTAGAGTATTGCGAATTGGTATATTTGTCATCCACTCTTCAATCATTAAACACACCAAAATGTAGGCCTCTAGGCTtactagtttttatttcattttaggttTAATTTAGTCATGATTGTGCATCTCCGatcactataggtgccaacaacacagtccACCACCATAGGGCCGCGGTTGAAACGTTCATGTGCCGCGTCTGAGATTTTCTTGGGCCGTGGCTGATTTTTACTTCCATTACTTGATTTTATTTGGTTTTACTTGTCCTAGTATTTTTCAAGCAAATAAGTTTTCAAACAGAAGTAACATTTGCTAATCCCACTTCATTAGGGAGTATTTTTCCTTGAATGTGGTCATGGGGAAATGTCTATGTAGGATGAAAAGTAGCTTTTGAAGAGACAGTTCATAGGGTCTTGTACTATACAGTACCCAGTCTTTGATTTAGGTTGATCTTCAGACGAGGAAACATAAAATACTCACTACGTATAATTTTCTCCAGCACTGTACAATTTTTGGAAAAGCTTTTATAATTAGTAACTAACTGATCATcaagaaaacctaaaaaaaacagctttaatgctacagatatatcatatattgttattattttttcagtatataaaacctattcacatacAACAAGCACACAGGGGACTCGACATGAAATTCTAATGAATGTTCAACGTTCCAGCTTCAGACCCAACATCAGACCCAACACTACAGCAGTAACGGATCATGATACGTGTTTGATCCGGCCTCAGTGTAATTGTACattatacacatctctctctctctctctctctctctctctctctctctctctctctctctctccttcaatctGGGTAAGGGTTTCTCTGAAATGGCAAAACTGATGTTGCGATATCTGATCAAAGTAAaaacgtatgatatatatatatatatatatatatatatatatatatatatatatatatatattatatattcataattgcttttaatttttcaatatcaTTAGTTCTTGCAATTCTCTCGAGGCGTTTTATTTTTATCGTATTATGTTACGGGAATAATCTTTATACTCTCCCATAGATGTCCATCACAGTTATCTCCAAATTTACCTGTCGTTGAATGAAGAttgtaaacatgaaaatatggtgAAAATAGAATAGATACGAGAATATCACCATGTATATAGTTGTCCGGCATACGTAAATATGCATACAAAGGCAATGAAAATTGATCCTAAAATTGGTTTATCACTTTGCAAATCAACTTAAAACTCCCGATACGTATGAGTGATGGCACTTTAATGATTATTGTAAAATTCCATCAAAGCCGTCAAACCGAATTACGACGTGAAATGTTGGGAATTACAATGACGTAATATGATATTTCACATTATGCAAAACTTAGATTTACACGTTTCTCTATTTGCGTGTACTTTAGGGGAACAGAGCGGAGTGTACAATTTAAGCGGAATATTACCAGAAAATAGTATCTTTTTATAAAGTAACGTATTCAATGTCCAGTTTATTAAGACAgagaagaaataaacaaacatgcaGTAATATAAATACTATCAAAAAATACCCAAGTATACACATTAGCAAATGCACGAACTTACATACACGCATACGACCTTATAAACACGcgcactaaacacacacacacgcacacacacatacacacacacacacacacacacacacacatatatatatatatatatatatatatatatatatatatatatatatatatatatatatatatatatatatcttttcaagattctaataaacacaaacattcatGAATTAACTATCTCATTGGCACACCGTAACATCAACATAAAGCAATTTTCATTATCAGGAATACACAATAACATActgtattttacctgtgatcTTTTAACCcgttaatatataaaacaataaagtaGCTATATGTTCCCTTGCTCATAATTACATTCGCGTTTGACCTTTACACATTTGAAaactgtaataatttttttttgttaagccaTTTTCGAAATATTCAAAACCCGAATGCCATACCTTTATATATTAGCTGTGACAGGCAAATGACGCCTTGTATGCATCTGACATTTTTTTGCGAATGTACAGCGATtcattttgtatcgtccagattctcagactcaatatgacgttgccaagtagtgttaaacttttttttttttatttctaatgtgacacatgtcgaaaagtttgctaATTCACAGCTAGTACTATTTTACTTATGGTTGTATGAATATGATCCCTtctatgcattggtataattcgtaatccgtGTGATTTGAGCTTGTTATTATTCTTTTCACACGGCTTAGTTCAAAGTACGGTGTGATAAGGTGCCGTCAGTGACTGCGCAGTTAACATGCTCCTCAGACTGGTCAACGCAACTATCCCTGcggcattataacagtagaccttataagctcaacagtcattaTAACAACGTTTTCAAaacaggaatatgaattacaacaagttttctttgaatgacgAAGTTTTAGGCCGTGATCAAGCTGCCtggatgttgcaaaatgatttataggcctggAAAAATAACCGAAGCCTTCTGAGATGCAATCtcttttaataatgaatttatttgtagagattaccttttcattaaggaataaaagatgatgaaaatttttattttatggagaagatggctattaatcgaaatatcataagtattactatcaaggcatatggaacacttgatTTTCAACTgggttaaaatattattttcttaaaggaCCTTCTGCACGCTTTTGGTGTGTAATTTAATCTCTCATAAaataacttgaagtgcaagaatgtgtagataaccccatttgctttctggccagaaattgttaatagagggATGTGAATGCTaggtgtaaagtaaagaaatcttacACACCTCGGCCTAAGAACAAGATTTTGGCATTGACAAAAGAATATTGCACAGGTGATTGTTTACTAGTATGACataattttttaagtatttaagaaatacaacaaataattttgcatgaaaatccaaatattcctctaacaaatataaaataaatgttttcaagatcatttcattgtcgctaatcattgtagacctatgttacaccaggtggctGTTGATGCACCGAAGCTCTAACGGTTGCTTCACAcactcccctcacacgttgatataagtgggcgcattctacttttgcatatcatattttaatttttttcagcattgaggtgtaaaagcaatcaaataggactttTTCAAATGTTATGCTTGCTATGTAAGCAATATTAGTGTTGCGgcaatttttgtagttttttatttaacatttgaactgtttgatgacgacttcgttttggtcaaatgtatCAGCGACATGAGAACGaaagttttcaaaatgtttcgtaaTTGGTTTTCTGAAAATTGActacatgtgacattttcttacagatgaaatatatgacagatttcactcttatgaaacatattatggccttattgtatgcaataatcatgttttcacattgaaataacagataaatatgaaggatgttaggttgccagttagtgaattttaatCCTATGCAGTCATGCAGCATGAGTTCTGAGCATAGCTATACTAAGAAACAACATTCAGTTCTTTCATGTCCTGTTCCAGATATGACCTTTTCCCATAGAATAAACTATTTACAGTTGGCAACACATCACCTTTTGAGTACCGTTCTATATTACAAGTTTTCATACCtcacacaaagtatatatatatatatatatatatatatatatatatatatatatatatatatatatagctgaaacgATAAACAAAGCCTTGTTTTCACAATGTAAACTTGTATGGTATGGTAGAATAATGGAATAAATCACTAAAAACAGTAATACActtctgtaatattttatttatcacataaaacACTTGGATGtaacaaaatttattatgaacagaaaataaaacttttctgtcacaaaatactcatttaaaataaaactagtaaaaaaaaataaggatcgTTCTAATATTTAGAACGAAGCCTTGTTTTCACAATGCAAACTTGCATGACATCGTGAGTTGCATTTAGCTTTAAGCTTAAAACATTTACATCGATTTGTTTGACAACGTTTTGAACCAGCACAGTTGCATTTGACGAAACCTTGACCACCTGACTTCGACTCTTGCTGCACAGCAGTTCGAAGCGAAACAATCCTATCGGTTGTCACATGGTCTTTTGAATACAGTTCATACGTACATAAATCAAACTGATTCCTGGTATATTTCCCACTCAGTATACCACTCTTCACTGCAATCGTGTAATTGTCATTTTCGTCAATATCCATAATTATTCCCATGATATTCCTTGGATCCCCACGACCCCTATCCACCATTGGTATCGGAATCGTTACATTGTTCCCGACGTTTCCACGGTCCATATTACGACGACTTCGTTTAACCATACGTTCAGCTTGTGAAAGCTGTGCTTCGCACGCACATTTTCGCTGAGAGGTAATATTCTTTTGACGAACGGAGAGTGGTGATGTtggttcgacagcaggtggttcaGCAGTAACTGGTTCGACAGCAGATGGTTTGGCAGTAACTTAttcgacagcaggtggttcaacagctgcagagagagagagagagagaggagagagagagagagagagagagagaaacattacacTCACTACAATCcacataataacataaaaatacagtgTATTGGGGGAAATTTGTTATCCGTTCGACCATAAGGATACCCTACTGACTAACCTCTAATCACAGTCGTGCAAAATACTCCCAGTGCAGTGACTtgttcgacagcaggtggttcagcagtaacttgttcgacagcaggtggttcgacagcaggtggttcaTCTGAAGTTGTTTCTTCCGTAATTACTGCCAGCAAATCGTCCTCACTTTGGAGACGGTGAATTACATAATGTGGAAGAGCTGAAGTTGTCAGTCCTACTTTTGCATCGGATCCAAACAATGCAGC encodes:
- the LOC135219694 gene encoding uncharacterized protein LOC135219694, producing the protein MTHGKPRHPQSQGSVERANCDIKDMLVAWLSDNNTTDWTVGLKFVQFQKNSSYHSGIRRSPFAALFGSDAKVGLTTSALPHYVIHRLQSEDDLLAVITEETTSDEPPAVEPPAVEQVTAEPPAVEQVTALGVFCTTVIRVTAEPPAVEPTSPLSVRQKNITSQRKCACEAQLSQAERMVKRSRRNMDRGNVGNNVTIPIPMVDRGRGDPRNIMGIIMDIDENDNYTIAVKSGILSGKYTRNQFDLCTYELYSKDHVTTDRIVSLRTAVQQESKSGGQGFVKCNCAGSKRCQTNRCLDLHHDSPFGGANLELSSCSGV